The genomic interval ACGGTTTCCTGTTCATGATGCAACCTTTTATTGGTTTCTCGAATTAATTCATTGGATTGTTTCAGTTCAATAAATCTGCTGATTGCCGCCGTCAGTTCGTTAATCAAGTTCCTCTCTTCCTTGAGAAAAGGCCCCTCATCCATTTCCGGCATTTCTTCTGCATAAAACACTGCCAGTTCACCCGCAGGTTTATCAAAAACTATAATTGGCGCCGATTGCTTCCATCTTGTTTCTTCGAAATTTTCCGTCTTATATTCCCGGTCGTTGATAGTCAAACGGGCACAAGTTATCTCAGGATATTGCCATGAGGGGGGAATGAGATTGACTGTCTCCTGCAGGACTTCATCTATGGTTAGATTTCTATCTGTGGATAATTTCAAAAAATCATACAGGCAATTTAGCTCTTTTATTCGTTCGTCAAGATCATGAGTTTTTTTTATGAGTTGTTCTTCCGGAAGAGTGTACTCAGTTATGCCTTGAGAAACATCGTTTACTTTGGAGTTATCAATTTTTCGATATTTTAATTTGGCACCCATACCCCAGCCTATTTTCCGCAATGATGCTATAAAGATATTATCGGCATGGGCTTAAAATAAATGTACGCTGAAATTTTATATTTTGGACTTAGGGATTGTATGCGGGAGCGGACGTCGAATTTATTTGCCCGCCCCCGAAAATAATTAGGCAGATATTACGCGTTTTCTTTGACCTTAAATTGCGCGACCATTTGCTGCATGCCTTCGGCCTGGCGATTGAGTTCTTCCGCCGCAGAAGCCGACTGCTCGGCGCCAACCGACGTTTGCTTCGTGATCGTCGCGATGTGTTCCATGTTCTTCGATATCTGCTCCGCCGCCGCCGACTGCTGATCGGCCGCCGTCGCGATCTGAACGATCATATCCATTACCTGAGACGACATTGAGTTGATCTCGGTCAGGCTGCCGCCGGCTTTATCGGCCAACGTCTTGCCTTCCTCAACCATCGTTCCCGCTTCTTCCATCGATGTCACGGCGCGTCCGGAATCGTTTTGAATGCCCTTGATCATCTCAGTAATCTCGCCGGTCGCTTTGCCGGTCCGTTCGGCCAGTTTGCGAACTTCATCAGCGACAACGGCG from Candidatus Zixiibacteriota bacterium carries:
- a CDS encoding LuxR C-terminal-related transcriptional regulator codes for the protein MGAKLKYRKIDNSKVNDVSQGITEYTLPEEQLIKKTHDLDERIKELNCLYDFLKLSTDRNLTIDEVLQETVNLIPPSWQYPEITCARLTINDREYKTENFEETRWKQSAPIIVFDKPAGELAVFYAEEMPEMDEGPFLKEERNLINELTAAISRFIELKQSNELIRETNKRLHHEQETVRAKNNALEEILDQIEGKKRKIAIEIQSNIDRIAVPLLDILKERIASGDHHYISLIKNCLSDITSPFVDELQRKYAKLTPREIEICNMTKNGFSSKSIASAFNTSVHTVYNQKKNIRKKLGLSRQGINLAVYLKNLK
- a CDS encoding methyl-accepting chemotaxis protein, which gives rise to SGNIVNELAQASDKIGEIIGVIDDIADQTNLLALNAAIEAARAGEQGRGFAVVADEVRKLAERTGKATGEITEMIKGIQNDSGRAVTSMEEAGTMVEEGKTLADKAGGSLTEINSMSSQVMDMIVQIATAADQQSAAAEQISKNMEHIATITKQTSVGAEQSASAAEELNRQAEGMQQMVAQFKVKENA